In the Campylobacter showae genome, one interval contains:
- the infC gene encoding translation initiation factor IF-3, protein MAKENEVLLNEDIRASEVRCVGDDGTAYGVIPRVEALKIAEKMGLDLVLIAPDAKPPVCKIMDYGKFRYQQEKKQKEAKKKQKTIEVKEIKLSVKIAQNDINYKVKHALEFLEDGKHVKFRVFLKGREMSNPEAGVVMLQKVWEMVKDVSDRDKEPLLEGRYVNMLVTPKR, encoded by the coding sequence TTGGCTAAAGAAAACGAAGTGTTGCTCAACGAAGATATCAGAGCGAGCGAAGTGAGATGCGTGGGAGACGACGGCACCGCATACGGCGTCATCCCAAGAGTAGAGGCCTTGAAAATCGCCGAGAAAATGGGGCTTGATCTGGTGCTAATCGCGCCTGATGCTAAACCTCCCGTTTGCAAGATAATGGACTACGGCAAATTCCGCTATCAGCAGGAAAAAAAGCAAAAAGAGGCCAAGAAAAAGCAAAAAACGATCGAAGTAAAAGAGATCAAGCTCTCCGTCAAAATCGCTCAAAACGACATCAACTATAAAGTCAAGCACGCTCTTGAGTTTCTAGAAGACGGCAAACACGTCAAATTTCGCGTATTTCTAAAAGGCCGCGAGATGAGCAATCCTGAAGCCGGCGTCGTGATGCTACAAAAAGTCTGGGAGATGGTAAAAGACGTCTCCGACCGCGATAAAGAGCCGCTGCTAGAAGGCCGATACGTCAATATGTTGGTAACGCCGAAGAGGTAA
- a CDS encoding immunity 26/phosphotriesterase HocA family protein, which yields MFELNNEQRAYFGLDAVQQSWERVEFAGDRFRPASVLYFEGDVIKKHVVSTDERYAECSYDEATKGREILLPKTAKGKETKLTPANFEKRTPLGVYLYANKYSLRIASFASQTTFYDSVWESGHGRKMDFRSEIERFIAQSDSDHARKIEEFKKAGRKNIKFKSGDFFRFKLDRNRYGFGRVILDGHKLRKSGLLPEGHAMLGFMGKPVFVELFAYASQGEASVGELMSRPRLPMDVMFDNAFFYGEFEIFAHEKVDASQLDFPMSFHVSPARTYLQWGFIEICSDEQSVMKAASRELKELIEENNLKFNCIGFSPRYAQFEIAEILRGEELGYQTNDLRDPETCWARQELMRIFGLDPAKSYFENAQRLGVKTVLEL from the coding sequence ATGTTTGAACTAAATAACGAACAAAGGGCGTATTTCGGGCTTGACGCCGTGCAACAGAGCTGGGAGCGGGTAGAGTTTGCCGGGGATAGATTTAGACCCGCTAGCGTGCTGTATTTTGAGGGCGACGTCATCAAAAAGCACGTGGTTTCCACGGATGAGCGTTATGCGGAATGCAGCTACGACGAGGCGACTAAGGGGCGTGAGATACTGCTACCTAAAACCGCAAAAGGTAAGGAGACGAAACTAACGCCCGCAAATTTTGAAAAGCGCACGCCTCTTGGAGTCTATCTGTACGCTAATAAATACAGTCTGCGAATTGCTAGCTTTGCCTCGCAGACCACGTTTTACGACAGCGTGTGGGAGAGCGGACACGGACGCAAGATGGATTTTAGAAGCGAGATAGAGCGCTTTATCGCGCAGTCGGATTCGGATCACGCGCGCAAGATCGAGGAGTTTAAGAAAGCAGGCCGTAAAAATATCAAATTTAAAAGCGGGGATTTTTTCCGCTTTAAGCTTGACCGCAACCGCTACGGCTTTGGCAGGGTGATTTTAGACGGGCATAAACTGCGAAAAAGCGGCCTTTTGCCGGAAGGCCACGCGATGCTAGGCTTTATGGGAAAACCCGTTTTCGTCGAGCTTTTTGCGTATGCGTCGCAGGGCGAAGCAAGCGTGGGCGAGCTGATGTCGCGCCCTAGGCTGCCTATGGACGTGATGTTTGACAACGCGTTTTTTTACGGCGAATTTGAAATTTTCGCTCATGAAAAGGTCGATGCCTCGCAGCTTGATTTTCCGATGAGTTTTCACGTTAGCCCCGCGCGGACGTATTTGCAGTGGGGATTTATAGAGATCTGCTCAGACGAGCAAAGCGTGATGAAGGCCGCCTCGCGCGAGCTAAAAGAGCTGATAGAAGAAAATAATTTGAAATTTAACTGCATCGGTTTTAGCCCGCGATACGCGCAGTTTGAGATCGCCGAAATTTTACGCGGCGAGGAGCTTGGCTACCAAACAAACGACCTAAGAGACCCAGAAACCTGCTGGGCGAGGCAGGAGCTGATGCGCATTTTTGGACTCGATCCGGCCAAAAGCTACTTTGAGAATGCGCAAAGGCTAGGCGTTAAGACTGTTTTGGAGTTATAA
- a CDS encoding metallophosphoesterase family protein: MIYLCGDTHGSAELHKITNKAFLSRNFTREDYVIVLGDFGLFFSDTPNERLVRERLGRLPYTLLFIDGNHENFDLLYGLPTEEKFGGKVGVGGENLFWLRRGEIYEIDGRNFLAFGGAFSIDRAWRKLNVSYWDAEIPSQSELNFALSNLARFKSAGGKIDAVLSHTAPTFLMSALSDLFLGGGAIYDPTTDMLERIFELAKPEKWYFGHFHTDRKVSARGCEFHLCYDEILKF; the protein is encoded by the coding sequence ATGATATACCTTTGCGGCGATACTCACGGGAGCGCTGAGCTTCACAAAATCACGAACAAGGCCTTTTTGAGCCGAAATTTTACGCGCGAGGACTACGTGATCGTGCTTGGAGATTTTGGTCTATTTTTTAGCGATACGCCAAACGAGCGGCTCGTTAGAGAGCGACTGGGCAGACTGCCGTATACGCTGCTTTTTATCGACGGCAACCACGAAAATTTCGACCTGCTCTACGGCCTACCGACCGAGGAAAAATTCGGCGGCAAGGTAGGCGTCGGAGGGGAGAATTTATTTTGGCTTAGGCGCGGCGAAATTTACGAGATAGACGGGCGAAATTTTCTAGCTTTCGGCGGGGCGTTTAGTATCGACAGGGCGTGGCGCAAGCTAAACGTAAGCTACTGGGACGCCGAAATCCCAAGCCAGAGCGAGCTAAATTTCGCGCTTAGCAATCTAGCTCGCTTTAAGAGCGCGGGCGGCAAGATAGACGCGGTGCTAAGCCACACGGCGCCTACTTTTTTGATGTCCGCGCTTAGCGATCTGTTTTTAGGCGGCGGAGCGATTTACGATCCGACTACGGATATGTTAGAGCGGATTTTTGAGCTTGCAAAGCCCGAGAAATGGTACTTCGGACACTTTCATACAGATAGAAAAGTCTCCGCTCGCGGCTGCGAATTTCATCTGTGCTACGACGAAATTTTAAAATTTTAG